The proteins below come from a single Caenibius sp. WL genomic window:
- a CDS encoding phenylacetic acid degradation protein PaaY, whose protein sequence is MEASPFATGSGDALPRRGFVRPFRHHFRELSPMPCYAFHGITPVVDPTSYVHPLASLIGDVIVGPGCFIAPGASLRGDFGRIIVEGDSSVQDSTTIHASSIRDTIVHRGATLAHGCIIHGAEIGENALIGMNAVVLDNAVVGAECLVAALSLVKSDVVIPPRSLVVGNPAKIVRTFEPHQVTWKNDGKGEYQRLAREALAEMVAVEPLAAMEPDRARVRGHAIAVRLSGDMARERERRAAEGDGAE, encoded by the coding sequence ATGGAGGCATCGCCGTTCGCAACCGGCAGCGGGGATGCGCTGCCCCGGCGCGGATTCGTCCGCCCGTTCCGGCATCACTTTCGGGAGCTTTCGCCCATGCCCTGCTACGCTTTCCACGGCATCACCCCGGTCGTCGATCCGACCAGCTACGTCCATCCGCTCGCCTCGCTGATCGGCGATGTGATCGTCGGGCCGGGCTGCTTCATCGCCCCCGGCGCATCGCTGCGCGGCGATTTCGGTCGCATCATCGTGGAGGGTGACAGCAGCGTGCAGGATTCGACCACGATCCACGCCTCCTCCATCCGCGACACCATCGTCCATCGCGGCGCGACACTGGCCCACGGCTGCATCATCCATGGGGCGGAGATCGGGGAAAACGCGCTGATCGGCATGAATGCCGTGGTGCTGGACAACGCCGTTGTCGGCGCGGAATGCTTGGTCGCGGCGCTGTCGCTGGTCAAATCGGATGTCGTCATTCCGCCGCGCAGCCTGGTGGTGGGCAACCCGGCCAAGATCGTCCGCACGTTCGAACCGCATCAGGTCACCTGGAAGAACGACGGCAAAGGCGAATACCAGCGGCTCGCCCGCGAAGCGCTTGCCGAAATGGTCGCGGTCGAACCGCTCGCGGCGATGGAGCCCGACCGCGCGCGCGTGCGCGGCCATGCGATTGCCGTGCGCCTGAGCGGCGATATGGCGCGTGAGCGCGAACGCCGCGCGGCCGAGGGAGACGGGGCGGAATAG
- a CDS encoding TonB-dependent receptor, whose product MKKLLVSTALCGSCLFAAMPGVAFAQDEAAAPADAGIGEIIVTAQKRAENIQNVPIAISAVSGQFLESRGITSIDSLGAIAPNVKIERAPSNKTISQISIRGSVTINPAITWEPAVGLYLDGVYIAKAQGSIFDVADLERVEVLRGPQGTLYGRNALAGAVNLVTKKPSGELGGSAEISYGNFDAWRGKAVLDLPAMGPLSVKLSGQISKRDGFIKLSNDPLYGTPGAPLMSSPLEGRMADLDSKTGMVQVRFEPTDTLTFDYSFDYSKFDQRPDYGQLVAGGDFPGIPLSDYAQRDRKSSTHLNKDRLYERSRSYGHSLTAALELGDITLKSITAYRDLKWNDRIDLDGTQYDVAYTGRDTDFHSFSQELQATGTVWDDRVNFVVGAFYYKEKAETLGTQRFFGAYGPVVDPKVGGAAVYQSDYGSHTKAWALYAQADIRITDPLKLTLGARYTEEKKDIRRFFAAGTTDGKPLTTVVDIGYGDVPDAKYSNFSPAATLSYEFDRNVNAYARFARGFKSGGFNGETSDFRAPTADCPTGAFELCNPYRPEKVDSYEIGLKTRLAGGKVILNLAAFWDEHKDIQLSVFTAKDAASSIVRNAAKARIRGIEVETVLRPVDALTINASFAYLDAKYKNYIETAGGPDVSDNRAFPHTPKYTASIGADLRVAEGDWGKFTLNGDLNYVSKYYTFPYALVPEFDGQQDAHNTRSKGRTIVNLRAAVGEIPLAGDVKGEVSLWVRNLTKENNATNFIDFGAGFNGLTVGYFPDPRTYGITAGIKF is encoded by the coding sequence ATGAAAAAGCTTCTCGTCTCGACCGCGCTTTGCGGGTCGTGTCTCTTTGCTGCAATGCCCGGTGTGGCATTCGCGCAGGACGAAGCCGCCGCACCCGCGGATGCCGGAATCGGCGAAATTATCGTGACCGCGCAGAAGCGTGCGGAAAACATCCAGAACGTGCCGATCGCCATTTCGGCCGTGTCGGGCCAGTTCCTCGAATCGCGCGGCATCACCTCGATCGACAGCCTCGGCGCGATCGCGCCAAACGTGAAGATCGAACGCGCCCCGTCGAACAAGACGATCTCGCAGATTTCGATCCGTGGCTCGGTCACCATCAATCCCGCGATCACCTGGGAACCGGCTGTCGGCCTGTATCTCGACGGCGTGTACATCGCCAAGGCGCAGGGCTCGATCTTCGACGTCGCCGATCTGGAACGCGTCGAAGTGCTGCGCGGCCCGCAGGGCACGCTCTACGGCCGTAACGCTCTGGCCGGTGCGGTGAACCTCGTCACCAAGAAGCCCTCGGGCGAACTGGGCGGTTCGGCCGAAATCAGCTACGGCAATTTCGATGCATGGCGCGGCAAGGCCGTGCTCGACCTGCCGGCCATGGGCCCGCTGTCGGTCAAGCTTTCGGGCCAGATTTCCAAGCGTGATGGCTTCATCAAGCTGTCGAACGATCCGCTTTATGGCACCCCGGGCGCGCCGCTCATGTCCTCGCCGCTGGAAGGCCGCATGGCCGACCTCGACAGCAAGACCGGGATGGTTCAGGTCCGCTTCGAACCCACCGACACCCTGACGTTCGATTATTCGTTCGACTATTCGAAATTCGATCAGCGCCCGGACTACGGCCAGCTGGTTGCCGGTGGCGATTTCCCGGGTATCCCGCTGTCGGATTATGCACAGCGCGACCGCAAGTCGAGCACGCACCTCAACAAGGACCGTCTGTACGAACGTTCGCGTTCCTACGGCCACTCGCTGACGGCTGCGCTCGAACTGGGCGATATCACGCTGAAGTCGATCACTGCCTATCGCGATCTCAAGTGGAACGACCGCATCGATCTCGATGGCACGCAGTATGATGTTGCCTACACCGGCCGCGATACGGATTTCCACTCGTTCAGCCAGGAACTGCAGGCCACCGGCACCGTGTGGGATGACCGCGTGAACTTCGTGGTCGGCGCGTTCTACTACAAGGAAAAGGCGGAAACGCTCGGCACGCAGCGCTTCTTCGGCGCCTATGGCCCGGTGGTGGACCCCAAGGTGGGCGGTGCGGCTGTTTATCAGTCGGACTACGGTTCGCACACCAAGGCATGGGCGCTTTACGCGCAGGCTGACATCCGGATCACCGATCCGCTCAAGCTGACGCTCGGCGCGCGCTACACCGAAGAAAAGAAGGACATCCGCCGCTTCTTCGCTGCCGGCACGACCGATGGCAAGCCGCTGACCACGGTGGTTGATATCGGCTACGGCGATGTGCCGGATGCCAAGTACAGCAACTTCAGCCCCGCAGCCACGCTGTCGTACGAGTTCGACCGCAACGTGAACGCCTATGCGCGCTTCGCACGCGGCTTCAAGTCGGGCGGCTTCAATGGTGAAACCAGCGATTTCCGTGCACCGACTGCCGATTGCCCTACTGGTGCTTTCGAACTGTGCAATCCCTATCGTCCTGAAAAGGTCGATAGCTATGAAATCGGCCTGAAGACCCGTCTGGCTGGTGGCAAGGTGATCCTCAACCTCGCGGCGTTCTGGGATGAGCACAAGGACATTCAGCTGTCCGTGTTCACCGCCAAGGATGCGGCCTCGTCGATCGTTCGCAACGCGGCCAAGGCGCGTATCCGCGGGATCGAAGTCGAAACGGTTCTGCGTCCGGTCGATGCGCTGACGATCAACGCCTCGTTCGCGTACCTCGATGCGAAGTACAAGAACTACATCGAAACCGCAGGCGGCCCGGACGTTTCGGACAACCGCGCGTTCCCGCACACGCCGAAGTACACCGCTTCGATCGGTGCCGATCTGCGGGTGGCCGAAGGCGATTGGGGCAAGTTCACGCTTAATGGCGATCTGAACTACGTCTCCAAGTACTACACCTTCCCCTATGCGCTGGTGCCGGAATTTGACGGGCAGCAGGACGCGCACAACACGCGTTCGAAGGGCCGCACGATTGTCAACCTGCGCGCTGCCGTTGGCGAAATCCCGCTGGCGGGCGACGTGAAGGGTGAGGTTTCGCTCTGGGTGCGCAACCTGACCAAGGAAAACAATGCCACGAACTTCATCGACTTCGGCGCCGGTTTCAACGGCCTGACCGTCGGCTACTTCCCCGATCCGCGTACGTACGGGATCACCGCCGGGATCAAGTTCTAA
- a CDS encoding phosphatase PAP2 family protein, whose amino-acid sequence MRTAWIAGALALAGAGAAIGAGTAVVAEQPLPALDKLRITPGYLETAQLPDSLIFIPPPPTEGSPSLARDHEASQRGLALRGTARWDLATTDADLFTPKDTDALSCAAGFAIGPDTAPAINRVLRRATMDFAMSTGAVKKKHQRARPFMENGQPTCTPAHESFLRKDGSYPSGHSAVGYGWSLVLAELLPDRVAQVIARGRAFGDSRRVCNVHWQSDIEEGRIAASAAFARLQSVPAFQEDLKAARAEIAAGNLPAPKRDCAKEAEALAMQ is encoded by the coding sequence ATGAGAACAGCATGGATTGCGGGCGCGCTGGCGCTGGCCGGGGCGGGCGCGGCTATCGGCGCGGGGACGGCGGTCGTTGCCGAACAACCTCTGCCGGCGCTGGACAAGCTGCGTATCACCCCGGGCTATCTGGAAACCGCGCAACTGCCTGACAGTCTGATTTTCATCCCGCCGCCGCCGACAGAAGGCAGCCCCAGCCTGGCCCGCGATCACGAGGCATCGCAGCGCGGCCTCGCCCTGCGCGGCACCGCCCGCTGGGATCTGGCCACCACCGATGCGGACCTGTTCACGCCCAAGGACACCGATGCGCTGTCCTGCGCGGCGGGCTTCGCCATCGGGCCGGACACCGCCCCCGCCATCAACCGCGTGCTGCGCCGGGCGACGATGGATTTCGCCATGTCGACCGGGGCCGTGAAAAAGAAGCACCAGCGTGCCCGCCCGTTCATGGAAAACGGCCAGCCCACCTGCACGCCGGCGCATGAATCCTTCCTGCGCAAGGATGGCTCCTATCCCTCGGGACATAGCGCGGTCGGCTATGGCTGGAGCCTTGTCCTCGCCGAACTGCTCCCCGATCGGGTGGCGCAGGTGATCGCGCGCGGGCGGGCCTTCGGCGACAGCCGCCGCGTCTGCAACGTCCACTGGCAGAGCGATATCGAAGAAGGCCGCATTGCCGCCAGCGCGGCCTTTGCCCGGCTGCAATCCGTCCCCGCGTTCCAGGAAGACCTGAAAGCCGCCCGCGCGGAAATCGCCGCCGGCAATCTGCCCGCGCCCAAACGCGACTGCGCCAAGGAAGCCGAAGCGCTGGCCATGCAATAA
- a CDS encoding alpha/beta hydrolase: MRGPQHHTATINGIAMHYVEQGQGPLLILCHGFPHTWYSWHRQIGPLAEAGWRVVVPDMRGMGQTEAPPEKEAYDCVQTAGDLAALVEHLGEEQAVFAGLDFGVFAIFDLAHLHPEKVRGIIALENPHYPDRPDVTPLEEAAEWAKEHFVHIDYFREPGVADADLAAAPRAFLTRVFHALSGDYHYLDVWRHPPGTTYLDALPEAPRFPWAWLTEAEMDEIVADYEKSGFTGGLNWYRAMDIRWHQRAPWRGSKTQAPFYFIGSEQDVDLEAWHGENPLAEIHHHHADVRRVEMLPQAGHLIQLEKSDDVTRLMREFLADFA, from the coding sequence ATGAGAGGACCACAACACCACACCGCCACTATCAACGGTATCGCCATGCACTATGTGGAGCAGGGGCAGGGCCCGTTGCTCATCCTGTGCCACGGCTTCCCCCACACCTGGTATAGCTGGCACCGGCAGATCGGCCCGCTGGCCGAAGCGGGCTGGCGCGTGGTCGTGCCGGACATGCGCGGCATGGGCCAGACCGAGGCCCCGCCCGAAAAGGAAGCTTACGATTGCGTGCAGACGGCGGGCGATCTCGCCGCGCTGGTGGAGCATCTGGGGGAGGAACAGGCGGTTTTCGCGGGGCTCGATTTCGGTGTCTTCGCGATTTTCGATCTGGCGCATCTCCATCCGGAAAAGGTGCGGGGCATCATCGCGCTCGAAAACCCGCATTATCCGGATCGTCCCGATGTGACTCCGCTGGAGGAAGCGGCGGAATGGGCGAAAGAGCATTTCGTCCATATCGATTACTTCCGCGAACCGGGCGTGGCCGATGCCGATCTGGCCGCCGCGCCGCGCGCGTTCCTCACGCGTGTGTTCCATGCCCTGTCGGGCGATTACCATTATCTCGACGTGTGGCGGCATCCGCCGGGCACGACCTATCTCGACGCCCTGCCCGAAGCGCCACGGTTCCCCTGGGCCTGGCTGACCGAGGCGGAAATGGACGAGATCGTTGCCGATTATGAAAAGTCGGGCTTCACCGGTGGGCTCAACTGGTATCGCGCGATGGATATCCGCTGGCATCAGCGCGCGCCGTGGCGGGGGAGCAAGACACAGGCGCCCTTCTATTTCATCGGCAGCGAACAGGACGTCGATCTCGAAGCCTGGCACGGTGAAAATCCGCTGGCGGAAATTCACCACCACCATGCCGATGTGCGGCGGGTCGAAATGCTGCCCCAGGCGGGGCATCTGATCCAGCTTGAAAAATCGGACGACGTGACCCGGCTGATGCGCGAATTTCTGGCCGATTTCGCATAA
- a CDS encoding MaoC/PaaZ C-terminal domain-containing protein gives MSGGALPPLRRIVSARDITMGAAASRDWQPQHHDIAHAQGMKLPDIIMNAPTQTGWFHAYAMAWAGPGARIARWRLKMRRPVCPGAAIAYSGSVLRQETGPPGALWIWLDLECRSADERLSAMALLLARPDAAGGDCAAIPADAWHPPALDPA, from the coding sequence ATGAGCGGCGGTGCCCTGCCTCCACTCCGCCGCATCGTGTCCGCGCGGGATATCACGATGGGCGCGGCCGCCAGCCGCGACTGGCAGCCCCAGCATCACGATATCGCCCATGCGCAAGGCATGAAGCTGCCCGACATCATTATGAACGCGCCGACGCAGACCGGCTGGTTCCATGCCTATGCGATGGCGTGGGCGGGGCCGGGCGCGCGGATCGCGCGGTGGCGGCTGAAAATGCGCCGCCCGGTCTGCCCGGGCGCGGCAATCGCCTATTCGGGCAGCGTTCTGCGGCAGGAGACCGGCCCGCCCGGTGCGCTGTGGATCTGGCTCGATCTGGAATGCCGTTCGGCGGACGAACGGCTGTCGGCCATGGCGCTATTGCTGGCGCGGCCCGATGCCGCCGGGGGCGATTGCGCGGCCATTCCTGCCGATGCGTGGCATCCGCCCGCTCTCGATCCGGCATGA
- a CDS encoding MaoC family dehydratase N-terminal domain-containing protein, which produces MTGIPDDLAALIGRPQFAQVSDGAVEAGAIRLFAAAVQDGTPAYWADDPAVVFAPPALLSAWNRPVMWHPGGDVGTSGLALHFLVKDRLGLPRAIVAEMESEAAAPIRPGVRVRSEQILVDLGEPCTTRLGDGRYWTIRVEYRCAGDDTLFGAETLRFFGYGAESAA; this is translated from the coding sequence ATGACCGGCATACCGGACGATCTGGCCGCACTGATCGGCCGGCCGCAGTTTGCGCAAGTGAGCGACGGCGCGGTGGAGGCAGGCGCGATCCGCCTGTTCGCCGCCGCGGTGCAGGATGGCACGCCCGCCTATTGGGCGGACGATCCGGCTGTGGTGTTCGCGCCGCCCGCGCTGCTTTCGGCGTGGAACCGCCCGGTGATGTGGCATCCCGGTGGCGATGTGGGCACGAGCGGGCTGGCGCTGCATTTCCTCGTCAAGGACAGGCTCGGCCTGCCGCGCGCCATCGTGGCGGAGATGGAAAGCGAAGCGGCTGCCCCGATCCGGCCCGGCGTGAGAGTGCGCAGCGAACAGATTCTGGTGGACCTTGGCGAGCCGTGCACCACGCGCCTGGGGGACGGGCGCTATTGGACCATCCGGGTGGAATACCGCTGCGCCGGGGATGACACCCTGTTCGGCGCGGAGACTTTGCGCTTTTTCGGATATGGCGCGGAGAGCGCGGCATGA
- a CDS encoding acyl-CoA dehydrogenase family protein → MDFKLTAEEQQFAAGVRAFLDEQARHPDAAEFMAPDRDAHSQLANSPERRAFCKRMAAQGYLGMSWPKEYGGQDVPGIFEYLLNEELALRGAPLIGKGVGCIGKTIIRHGSEEMKQRFLPLILDAEVEFALGYSEPGSGSDLASLKLKAERDGDGWVLNGQKVWTTSANFAEWYWVAARTDPDAPKHKGISVFLIRMDHPGLTVRPIVTMGHHHTNEVFFDNVRIGPETLVGELNKGWTYVCEALDFERFTFYTINPLLQKFERALEALRTTDRGGAPLADDIGVRRQVGRLGADVETAKMLQRRVVDAASRGQVPAVEAAMYKVFATRLGQVITDFVLDHLGPAGLLRKGADYAVDNGVWEHFYQTTPLDTIGGGTSEVQKNIIARRGLGLPLK, encoded by the coding sequence ATGGATTTCAAGCTTACCGCCGAAGAACAGCAATTCGCCGCTGGCGTGCGGGCTTTCCTGGATGAACAGGCGCGGCATCCCGATGCGGCGGAATTCATGGCGCCGGATCGCGATGCCCATTCGCAACTGGCCAACAGCCCGGAACGGCGGGCGTTCTGCAAACGCATGGCGGCCCAGGGCTATCTCGGCATGTCATGGCCGAAGGAATATGGCGGGCAGGACGTTCCCGGCATTTTCGAATACCTGTTGAACGAGGAACTGGCCCTGCGCGGTGCGCCGCTGATCGGCAAGGGCGTGGGGTGCATCGGCAAGACGATCATCCGCCACGGTTCGGAAGAGATGAAGCAGCGCTTCCTGCCGTTGATCCTCGATGCAGAAGTGGAATTCGCGCTCGGCTATTCGGAACCCGGTTCCGGCTCCGATCTGGCCAGCCTGAAGCTGAAGGCGGAACGGGACGGGGATGGCTGGGTGCTCAACGGACAGAAAGTCTGGACCACCTCGGCCAACTTCGCGGAATGGTACTGGGTCGCCGCGCGCACCGATCCCGATGCGCCCAAGCACAAGGGCATCAGCGTGTTCCTGATCCGCATGGATCATCCGGGGCTGACAGTGCGCCCGATCGTGACGATGGGCCACCACCACACCAACGAAGTGTTCTTCGACAATGTTCGCATCGGCCCGGAAACCTTGGTCGGTGAATTGAACAAGGGCTGGACTTATGTCTGCGAAGCGCTCGATTTCGAACGCTTCACCTTCTACACGATCAACCCGCTGCTCCAGAAGTTCGAGCGCGCGCTGGAAGCGCTGCGCACGACGGATCGGGGCGGTGCGCCGCTGGCCGACGATATCGGCGTGCGGCGGCAGGTCGGGCGGCTGGGCGCGGACGTGGAAACCGCCAAGATGCTGCAACGGCGCGTGGTCGATGCTGCGTCGCGGGGGCAAGTGCCGGCGGTGGAAGCGGCGATGTACAAGGTTTTCGCCACGCGGCTGGGGCAGGTGATCACCGATTTCGTGCTCGATCATCTCGGCCCCGCCGGGCTCTTGCGCAAAGGGGCCGATTACGCGGTGGACAACGGGGTGTGGGAACATTTCTACCAGACCACCCCGCTCGACACGATCGGCGGCGGCACGTCCGAAGTGCAGAAGAACATCATCGCCCGGCGCGGGCTGGGCCTGCCGCTGAAATGA